In Dysgonomonadaceae bacterium zrk40, one genomic interval encodes:
- a CDS encoding LEA type 2 family protein has translation MKKSILLLSVMILLSGCDIMNKIGGAYQLSQSEYRYKSLNNIQLSGLNLGDASSISLSNLATIATILSGGSGMQTIPFSMTLNMDVSNPNTTAAFLDALDYAIQINDMEFVEGKMDIPIRIEPGETKVIGVPISVDLKSIMNRYSQERVTSEMSAFLGITPNETSVSVKLWPKFYVGETLVKVPAPIPVVFNFGGK, from the coding sequence ATGAAAAAATCAATCCTTTTACTCAGTGTGATGATCCTGTTGTCAGGATGTGATATCATGAACAAGATTGGGGGTGCTTATCAGCTTTCCCAAAGTGAATACCGTTACAAGTCACTCAACAACATACAACTCTCGGGCCTTAACCTGGGTGATGCATCCAGCATATCGCTCTCCAACCTGGCCACCATTGCCACCATCCTCTCAGGAGGTTCGGGAATGCAAACCATTCCCTTCAGCATGACACTCAACATGGATGTCTCCAATCCTAACACCACCGCCGCTTTTCTTGATGCACTTGATTATGCCATCCAGATCAACGATATGGAGTTCGTGGAGGGGAAGATGGACATTCCAATCCGCATAGAACCGGGTGAAACAAAGGTGATAGGGGTGCCCATCAGCGTGGACCTGAAAAGCATTATGAATCGCTACTCCCAAGAGAGGGTGACCAGCGAGATGAGCGCTTTTCTCGGCATCACACCAAACGAAACATCGGTATCCGTGAAACTCTGGCCCAAATTTTATGTGGGTGAAACACTGGTGAAGGTACCGGCACCCATACCCGTAGTTTTCAACTTCGGCGGCAAATAG
- a CDS encoding S-adenosylmethionine:tRNA ribosyltransferase-isomerase → MKKEEIVHLPISRFHYELPEDKIARYPLPQRDASRLLLYEEGEISSNAFVELPDRLPKGSLLLFNNTRVIHARLLFYKPGGARIEIFCLTPSLPADYAINFQQRKSCAWQCMTGNARRWKEDPLEMKVPTDKGVVTLQAERCSRSGTESEIRFSWDDDRFTFSELLEAAGRLPIPPYLNRPTEEKDEVTYQTVYSRIEGSVAAPTAGLHFTPQVMERLHTRGIETTEVTLHVGAGTFRPVKSETIANHEMHTEFISVERETIKKLLHHQGTLVVVGTTSLRTVESLYYIGRKLQDHPDLQPDQLNVMQWEPYEEETTITPSAALQNILGYLDRTGEQRLMANTQIIIAPGYRFHFPDALITNFHQPQSTLLLLIAAFVGDDWKKIYDYALQEGYRFLSYGDSSLLWKKMKEDSI, encoded by the coding sequence ATGAAAAAAGAGGAGATTGTCCATCTGCCCATATCCCGTTTCCATTACGAACTTCCCGAAGATAAAATCGCCAGGTATCCGCTTCCTCAACGGGATGCCTCCCGGCTGTTGCTGTATGAGGAGGGAGAGATCAGTTCCAACGCATTTGTCGAACTTCCCGACAGGCTTCCTAAAGGCAGTCTGTTGTTATTCAACAATACCCGGGTCATCCATGCCCGACTGTTGTTTTATAAGCCGGGTGGAGCCCGCATTGAGATTTTCTGTCTCACACCCTCCCTGCCGGCCGATTATGCGATCAACTTTCAGCAGCGTAAATCCTGTGCCTGGCAGTGCATGACCGGAAATGCCAGAAGGTGGAAGGAGGATCCTCTTGAGATGAAGGTGCCAACTGATAAAGGGGTGGTGACGCTTCAGGCTGAAAGGTGTTCACGCAGCGGAACAGAGAGTGAGATTCGTTTTAGCTGGGATGATGATCGATTCACCTTCTCCGAACTGCTGGAAGCGGCGGGTAGGTTGCCTATTCCTCCCTATCTGAACAGGCCTACCGAAGAGAAGGATGAGGTAACATATCAAACCGTTTATTCTCGCATTGAAGGCTCTGTTGCGGCACCTACGGCCGGACTACATTTCACCCCACAGGTGATGGAGCGACTTCACACCAGAGGGATTGAGACTACTGAGGTTACTCTCCATGTGGGTGCAGGCACCTTCCGACCGGTGAAGAGCGAGACAATTGCCAATCATGAGATGCATACAGAGTTTATCTCAGTGGAGCGGGAAACCATCAAGAAGTTGTTGCACCATCAGGGCACGCTGGTGGTGGTGGGTACAACCTCTCTGCGTACGGTGGAGAGCCTCTATTATATTGGCCGGAAGTTGCAGGATCACCCAGATCTGCAACCTGATCAATTGAACGTGATGCAATGGGAACCTTATGAGGAAGAGACAACAATAACACCATCCGCTGCACTGCAAAACATTCTCGGCTATCTTGACCGAACCGGGGAGCAGCGCCTGATGGCCAACACCCAGATCATCATTGCACCGGGTTACCGCTTTCACTTCCCTGACGCACTTATCACCAACTTTCACCAACCACAGAGCACCTTGCTTTTGTTGATTGCCGCTTTCGTGGGGGATGATTGGAAGAAGATCTACGACTATGCCTTGCAGGAGGGGTATCGCTTCCTCAGTTACGGCGACAGCTCCCTGTTATGGAAAAAAATGAAAGAAGACTCTATTTAG
- a CDS encoding DUF2027 domain-containing protein, producing the protein MKKLSVGDKVRFLSTVGGGTVKGFLNKQLVMVEDEHGFDLPVLVSDCVVVEASGNEKMGQVAEKEELIAKEEAAQKTPEARVTVTDIPEETREGEQITACLAFLPSDVKNLTTTGYECYFVNDSNYWLFFNYMSRENNSWKSRYSGSVEPNTKIFLEEFGKEQLNEIEKVSVQFIAFKHNKPFRFKNPCSVELRIDTVKFYKLHSFRENDYFEEDALLFYLIRNDQPEREILVSAGEIERALREKEVPERRPRIQRIDKREKNAVVEVDLHIDQLIDTTAGMSNADVLEYQLQKFNEVMSEHRHNKNQKIVFIHGKGDGVLKKAILSELKKRYPTCFHQDASFQEYGYGATMVTIK; encoded by the coding sequence ATGAAGAAATTATCGGTAGGCGACAAAGTACGGTTTCTCAGCACCGTGGGGGGGGGTACCGTCAAAGGTTTCCTCAACAAACAGTTGGTAATGGTGGAGGACGAACATGGGTTCGACCTGCCGGTGTTGGTTTCTGATTGTGTGGTGGTGGAGGCTTCAGGCAACGAAAAGATGGGTCAGGTTGCCGAAAAAGAGGAACTGATTGCAAAAGAAGAGGCAGCACAAAAGACACCCGAAGCGAGGGTAACCGTCACCGACATCCCGGAAGAGACCCGCGAAGGAGAACAGATCACAGCTTGCCTGGCATTCCTACCCTCCGATGTAAAGAATCTCACTACCACCGGATATGAATGCTACTTCGTGAACGACAGCAATTACTGGCTCTTCTTCAATTACATGAGCCGTGAGAACAACAGTTGGAAGAGTCGTTACAGTGGCAGCGTGGAACCAAACACCAAAATCTTCCTGGAGGAGTTCGGAAAGGAACAACTCAACGAGATAGAGAAGGTATCTGTGCAATTCATCGCATTCAAACACAACAAACCGTTCCGATTCAAAAATCCCTGCTCCGTGGAGCTGCGCATCGACACAGTGAAATTCTACAAACTGCACAGCTTCCGCGAGAATGATTATTTTGAAGAGGATGCATTGCTCTTTTACCTCATCCGTAACGATCAGCCCGAACGGGAGATACTGGTCTCAGCAGGCGAAATTGAGAGAGCACTCAGGGAGAAAGAAGTTCCCGAAAGACGTCCCCGAATCCAACGAATCGACAAAAGAGAGAAAAATGCTGTTGTGGAAGTGGATCTCCACATCGATCAGCTGATCGACACCACTGCCGGGATGAGCAATGCCGATGTACTGGAATACCAGTTGCAGAAGTTCAATGAGGTGATGTCCGAACACCGACACAACAAAAACCAGAAAATTGTCTTTATTCACGGCAAAGGAGATGGTGTACTGAAAAAAGCCATCCTGAGTGAACTGAAGAAGAGATATCCTACCTGCTTCCATCAGGATGCATCCTTCCAGGAATATGGCTATGGAGCTACCATGGTCACCATCAAGTAA
- a CDS encoding translocation/assembly module TamB domain-containing protein, whose amino-acid sequence MVNIILYIALSVPALQKKAAGIAIGKLKPMIGTEASLEGIRIKLFNTVELNGLYLEDQQQDTLLYADRIAVRIHALELLKKRVYVQKAGLENLVANVHRPSPNEPFNFQFLIDAFASEKDTVKVEKSKWRITAEELLIKEASLHYHVDSAPTTPGQFNANHIDLHHFNFRGNADFESIEKMQAEVALMVFTEVNAGLTLYNLKASVVGKGTRIESDGLQLHLNNTELEVSDASFDRKSQAFAVKAQSEKSDPRDIAIFSSRLLHLHKPISFDLKAEGELPEATVDEFLFRYGADTHINFTGKIEDYRNFERSDLQLLISDLSVSQEDLESFIRIGPPGFASPQQLLALGDMDLRLKADGRLNSFRYEGSVLTEQGEVSMNGRGAIRNGFKLMTFEGPVRADEIRLANILGEKTGLGDASLSSEVKLTIEPSLVTVDANGTLESAYYKGYHYTGVNFAGSYSGDNVTAQIRREGERNTLDLMGDITFGEELRFDVEGSVDQLDLRPFLMMDHWKDPRVSLTLDGEFTGRTIDEMVGTLVIDNTSLSDSNFIYNPGPIYLQALGDSGEGKKLQIYSSFLEAEMSGDYYFSSIGRELMQVLQPHLPSLITAQDQSVTRNNNFQLDLLIKNTEDLSFAFGLPAYNVEHATLKGTVNMAADEPLLIEGYLPRLMMGNSDIRETRLDLRTNVSNGIGLNVNSYLVQDNGFINARLDSDAAGNKLDNHIFIDLEQGKTNAEGEIWISMDFMRDEADQLASDIRIHPTSLMFNGKRVDVNDAAITYRKDRITIDNFGLREDNMLLLGVEGVASKNEAEYVRVFFNNTELANILAAFNISQFAGSINGDIYVRQMLESPMVHTEDLRIENITVNNDTIGTFTIEANWDNLYSGLDLNAYLVNGQKQLLDLKGYVPLGEKSPLPMNVNLHIQEFDLKAVQPLTTNIFSELSGSLNSEVTITGKPSAPITRGWLGIDKGEMRVAFTNVAYSISDTIDINPDNVGLRNLVIRDQNNNSAMVNLNLSHANFGGMAYNASIRMNDFMLLNNENRTDMMAYGNLRLSGDLTVSGSSSGIFGSGNLYSTSRSNVTVVLPQTARATEYSGIVYINTPQENDSLAFLKKNNGENEKSQSRLKSGIPIVMRATVNLTPMLEAAVVLDPTTGNALEVSGEGEVNVDFNSRSTPPVRLYGDYVINSGKFHYNLQNLRTIDFNIREGSRLTMEGNPLNTQFNITAYLSVKADLAALSPTFTTELANTRVPVNALLHILGDLEAMDLQYDIELPESSNDIQQRVNSFINTEETKILQFAYLATTGSFIPSEGSPDMNFGPSVFSRFAANTLARGLDALFASALSDNWSISTNLESVDGTLDNVRMGVDVSTRLLNDRLRITTNLSYGDNSMLATQQAFMGEFELEYDINNWFMIRAFNRANERFYRRTPTTQGVGVVVTKEARSFRELFDFRVTRRKEEKE is encoded by the coding sequence TTGGTTAATATCATACTCTACATCGCATTGAGTGTTCCTGCTCTCCAGAAGAAGGCTGCGGGCATCGCCATCGGCAAGCTGAAACCGATGATCGGAACGGAGGCATCACTTGAGGGGATCCGTATCAAACTGTTCAACACGGTAGAACTGAACGGCCTATACCTGGAGGATCAGCAACAGGATACATTGCTCTATGCCGACAGGATAGCTGTGCGCATTCATGCACTGGAGCTGCTGAAAAAAAGGGTCTACGTACAGAAAGCTGGACTGGAGAATCTGGTGGCAAACGTGCATCGTCCGTCTCCCAACGAACCATTTAACTTTCAGTTCCTTATCGATGCATTCGCCTCCGAAAAAGATACTGTGAAAGTTGAAAAGAGCAAGTGGCGCATTACGGCTGAGGAGCTTTTGATCAAGGAGGCATCGCTCCATTACCATGTGGATTCGGCTCCCACTACCCCGGGACAGTTCAATGCGAACCACATCGACCTGCACCACTTCAATTTCAGGGGTAATGCGGATTTTGAAAGCATAGAAAAAATGCAGGCAGAGGTCGCATTGATGGTATTCACAGAGGTGAATGCCGGATTAACTCTTTACAACCTCAAGGCCTCCGTTGTGGGAAAGGGTACCAGGATTGAGAGTGATGGACTGCAGCTCCATCTCAACAATACTGAGCTCGAGGTGTCTGATGCCTCCTTCGACCGGAAGAGCCAGGCGTTTGCCGTGAAAGCCCAGAGTGAAAAGAGTGACCCAAGGGATATTGCTATCTTCTCTTCCAGATTGTTACATCTCCACAAACCAATCTCTTTTGACCTGAAAGCCGAGGGCGAACTCCCGGAGGCAACCGTTGATGAGTTCCTTTTCCGTTACGGAGCGGATACCCACATCAACTTCACCGGTAAGATTGAAGATTACCGTAATTTTGAACGGAGCGACCTTCAACTGTTGATTAGCGATCTCTCTGTGTCGCAGGAGGACCTTGAGTCTTTTATCCGTATAGGGCCTCCCGGTTTTGCATCGCCACAGCAGCTGTTGGCGCTAGGAGACATGGATCTCCGCTTGAAGGCCGATGGCCGGTTGAACAGTTTCCGTTATGAGGGTTCCGTCTTAACCGAACAGGGTGAGGTGAGCATGAACGGCAGGGGGGCAATCCGCAACGGTTTCAAGCTGATGACCTTCGAGGGGCCGGTGCGGGCTGATGAGATTCGTCTGGCAAATATCCTTGGTGAGAAGACCGGCCTGGGGGATGCATCCCTTTCGTCAGAAGTGAAGCTGACGATTGAGCCGTCACTGGTTACCGTGGATGCCAATGGCACCCTTGAATCGGCTTATTATAAGGGGTATCATTATACCGGGGTCAATTTTGCAGGCAGCTACAGCGGTGACAATGTCACGGCACAGATCAGGCGCGAGGGTGAACGCAACACGCTGGATTTAATGGGTGACATCACCTTTGGTGAGGAATTGCGTTTCGACGTGGAAGGAAGCGTCGATCAGCTTGACCTGCGTCCTTTTCTCATGATGGATCATTGGAAAGATCCGAGAGTGAGTCTTACCCTCGACGGTGAGTTTACAGGTCGCACGATCGACGAGATGGTAGGTACACTGGTGATCGACAACACATCATTGAGTGACAGCAATTTCATCTATAACCCCGGTCCCATCTACCTACAGGCTTTGGGCGACAGTGGTGAGGGGAAGAAGCTGCAGATTTATTCCTCCTTCCTGGAGGCTGAGATGAGTGGCGATTACTATTTCTCCAGCATCGGACGTGAGCTGATGCAGGTGCTGCAACCTCATCTTCCCTCCCTGATTACTGCACAGGATCAATCCGTGACACGGAATAACAATTTCCAGTTGGACCTGCTGATAAAGAACACCGAAGATCTCTCCTTTGCCTTTGGCTTACCGGCTTATAACGTAGAGCATGCCACATTGAAGGGCACGGTAAATATGGCGGCTGATGAGCCATTGCTGATTGAGGGCTATCTGCCGCGACTGATGATGGGCAACAGTGATATCCGTGAGACTCGTCTGGACTTGCGGACGAACGTCTCAAACGGCATTGGTCTGAATGTGAACAGCTACCTGGTGCAGGATAACGGTTTCATCAATGCCCGCCTTGACAGCGATGCCGCAGGCAACAAGCTTGATAACCATATTTTTATCGATCTCGAACAGGGTAAAACCAACGCGGAGGGGGAGATATGGATCTCTATGGATTTCATGCGTGATGAAGCCGATCAGCTTGCCTCCGATATCCGGATACACCCCACCAGCCTTATGTTCAATGGTAAGAGGGTGGATGTAAACGATGCAGCCATCACCTATCGAAAGGATCGGATCACCATCGATAACTTCGGATTGAGGGAAGATAACATGTTGCTGCTGGGTGTCGAGGGTGTTGCTTCGAAAAATGAGGCCGAATATGTAAGGGTCTTCTTCAACAACACTGAGCTGGCAAACATCCTTGCAGCATTCAACATATCACAATTTGCCGGTTCCATCAATGGTGATATTTATGTGCGGCAGATGCTGGAGAGCCCGATGGTGCATACCGAGGACCTGCGGATTGAAAATATCACCGTCAACAATGATACCATCGGTACCTTCACCATTGAAGCCAACTGGGACAACCTTTACTCCGGTCTTGACCTGAATGCTTACCTCGTCAACGGACAGAAACAACTGCTCGATCTCAAAGGTTATGTTCCCCTTGGTGAGAAGAGTCCCCTGCCGATGAATGTCAACCTCCATATTCAGGAGTTTGACCTGAAAGCTGTTCAACCACTTACCACTAACATATTCAGTGAACTGTCAGGTTCGCTTAATTCAGAAGTCACCATTACCGGCAAGCCCTCGGCCCCAATCACCCGGGGATGGCTGGGTATCGACAAGGGTGAGATGAGGGTGGCCTTTACCAACGTTGCCTACTCCATATCGGATACCATCGATATCAACCCTGACAACGTGGGATTGCGCAACCTGGTGATCCGCGACCAGAACAACAACAGCGCCATGGTTAACCTAAACCTGTCGCACGCCAACTTCGGGGGGATGGCTTACAATGCCTCCATCAGGATGAACGACTTCATGTTGCTCAACAATGAGAACCGTACAGATATGATGGCCTACGGCAACCTGCGTCTCTCTGGTGATCTAACCGTAAGCGGTTCCTCATCAGGGATATTCGGTAGCGGGAATCTTTACAGTACCAGCCGTTCGAATGTTACGGTAGTATTGCCTCAGACGGCTCGTGCCACTGAGTACAGCGGCATCGTGTACATCAACACCCCACAGGAGAACGACTCGCTTGCTTTCCTGAAAAAGAACAATGGTGAGAATGAGAAATCCCAGTCGCGCCTCAAATCAGGCATTCCCATCGTAATGCGTGCCACGGTCAACCTCACCCCCATGCTCGAGGCTGCGGTGGTGCTCGACCCAACTACGGGCAACGCGCTTGAAGTGAGTGGTGAGGGAGAGGTAAACGTGGATTTCAATTCACGGTCTACTCCACCGGTACGACTGTATGGTGATTATGTGATCAACAGCGGAAAGTTTCATTACAACCTGCAGAACCTGCGAACAATCGATTTTAACATCCGTGAAGGGAGCCGTCTCACCATGGAGGGCAACCCGCTCAACACACAGTTCAACATCACCGCGTACCTGTCGGTGAAAGCCGACCTTGCAGCACTCAGCCCCACCTTCACAACCGAGCTGGCCAATACCCGCGTGCCGGTGAATGCACTGCTGCATATCCTGGGCGACCTGGAGGCGATGGACTTGCAATACGACATTGAGTTGCCGGAGAGCTCGAACGACATACAGCAACGGGTGAACAGTTTCATCAATACTGAGGAGACCAAGATCCTGCAGTTCGCCTACCTCGCCACTACCGGCAGTTTCATCCCTTCCGAGGGATCACCGGATATGAATTTCGGTCCCTCTGTCTTCAGCCGTTTTGCTGCCAACACCCTCGCAAGGGGGTTGGATGCACTTTTTGCCAGTGCGCTGAGCGATAACTGGTCCATCAGCACCAACCTGGAGTCGGTAGATGGTACACTCGACAATGTGCGCATGGGGGTTGATGTCTCCACCCGTCTGCTCAATGACCGTTTGCGCATCACCACCAACCTGAGCTATGGCGACAACAGTATGTTGGCCACTCAGCAGGCTTTTATGGGCGAGTTTGAACTGGAGTATGACATCAACAACTGGTTCATGATCCGTGCTTTTAACCGTGCCAACGAGCGTTTCTACCGGCGGACACCCACCACGCAGGGCGTAGGGGTGGTGGTGACCAAGGAAGCCCGCTCGTTCCGTGAACTGTTCGATTTTCGTGTGACCAGAAGGAAGGAAGAGAAAGAATAG
- a CDS encoding arginine repressor, producing the protein MMDKTQKQLRQEAIARILGCSSIDSQEELLQRLAEEGFELTQATLSRDFREMKIAKTPDNAGNYFYRLPGIQLSQTRVVKQGIMSPFIRHGLLGIDFSGQMAVIKVPTGYAKGIACDIDANNIKGVMGTLAGHDTVLMILNEHAEKSDILHALKLIFDS; encoded by the coding sequence ATGATGGATAAAACCCAAAAGCAATTACGACAGGAAGCCATCGCCCGCATCCTCGGCTGCTCCTCTATCGACAGTCAGGAAGAGTTGCTGCAACGTCTTGCCGAGGAGGGTTTTGAACTGACACAAGCAACCCTGTCACGTGATTTCAGGGAGATGAAGATCGCCAAGACCCCGGACAATGCCGGCAATTACTTCTATCGGTTACCGGGCATTCAACTGTCACAAACAAGAGTGGTTAAACAGGGAATCATGTCCCCATTCATACGCCATGGACTGCTCGGCATTGACTTCTCCGGTCAGATGGCGGTGATCAAGGTGCCGACAGGCTATGCAAAAGGCATCGCCTGTGACATTGATGCCAATAACATCAAAGGTGTGATGGGCACTCTTGCGGGTCACGATACGGTGTTAATGATCCTCAACGAGCATGCCGAAAAATCAGATATCCTACATGCGCTGAAACTGATTTTTGACTCATAG